The Paenibacillus yonginensis genome segment ACGGCCGTCTCCAGAGGAACCTCAGAGCCCGGTTTCGCTGATTGCCGCTTCTCAAGTTGGTCAAGCTGGAAGTGGCGGCTCGTTTCAGGCATTGCAATCCCTCCCTGCGTATTCAGGTTGTGTTTATACAGCATTGTACCTGATCGGCCTGGGAAAACAAAACCCGGACGTCAAACGTCCGCTACCCCCTCAATACACCGGCCTCTGCGCGGGTTGGCGGAACCATGCCAATAAACTCCCGCCACGCTGACAGGAGTTTCAACTATTTTTACAGATTTCATATAAGATCAATGCCACTGTTACTCCTCCAGCAGCCGCAGCACTGTCTCCAACAGCACGTTGACCCCTTTCTCGCAATCTTCGCCGGAGGTGAATTCCTCTTCGCAGTGGCTTTTTCCATTCACACTCGGCACAAACAGCATCACCGACGGAAGGAAGGAGGCCACGAACTGGGCATCATGCCCCGCACCGCTGGCCATTCTCTTGTAACTGTATCCAAAAGAGCGGGCCGCTTCCTCCAAATGTCCGCAGAGCTCCGGCTTGAACCAGACCGTATCCCGTCCCCACAGCTTGGTTGCTTTGACTGTACATCCGCCTTCTTCCCCAGGAAGCTCTTGAATGATTTGCTCTACCCTGCGGACAACGTCTTCTTCCTTATGCCGGGCTTCTACCGTGAACACAACCTTGTTCGGAATCACCGTATGGATGCCCGGATACACGTTCACCCGCCCCATCGTGAAGACCAGCTCCGGATCCAATACGCCAAGCCTGCTTCGCAGCAGAGTGACCAGATCATTAGCCGCAAAGAAAGCATCCTTCCGCATCTCCATCGGTGTCGTGCCCGCATGGTCCGATTCGCCGGCAACCTCGATCTCATAACAGGCCATGCCAACAACAGCTTCCACAATACCGATCGACAGCCCCTCTTTCTCCAGAACAGGTCCCTGTTCGATATGCAGCTCCAAATAGGCGCGGGCTTCGCGGAGCCGGTGGTCCGGCGACCCCAGGTAACCGCCATCCTCCAGTGCCTGCCGGAAGGTCACTCCATCCGCATCGCGCTTATCCAGCATCTCGTCCCGGTCAAATTTACCGGCCAGCACGCCGGAGGCCATCATGGAAGGCTCAAACCGGGCTCCCTCTTCGTTCGTAAAATTCATAACCGTAATCGGAATCTCCGGCTGAATCCCCGCATCCACCAGCGTCCGCACCACTTCCAGCCCGGCAATGACACCCAGCACGCCGTCGAAACGGCCGCCTTTCTTGACGCTGTCCAAATGTGAGCCAATCACGATTGGCTGGGTTTTACGTTTTCCCTCAAGCGTAGCGTACATACAGCCCAGATCATCTGTTACCACCGTCATCCCCAGCTCCTCGCAGCAGGTACGGAAATAAGCACGGGCCTGCAAATCCTCCGGACCCAGGGAAAGGCGGGTCACCCCATTTGCCGGCGTCCGCCCAAACTCGGCAAAGGTTTCTATCGTCTCCTTCAATCTTGCTCCGTCCACGAACAATTTCTGCCGCTGCATGCTCTCATCCCCGTTTCATCCTATTTCCTTCTATCATAAAACGAACGGGGACGTTTGCCATTTGACAAACTGTCATAAATAAACGGCGGCAGGGAGCAAGGTATGCGACACGTCGAAGCACCGAATGTATCTCTCTCGCTTAAACCTCCTTATCTCTGAAACACAAAACGGGCGCCGATTCTCCGGCGCCCGGTCAAATAAACTGCTTATTATACGAGGAATCCTCGTCATACACGTCACCCGCGTCCCAGCGCCTTCAGCTTCTCGTTCAGCCGCTGGAACGTGGCTGCCAGCTTGTCCTTCGGAATTGTGCCGAAACGTTCGCCCAAGCTGACCTCATAAGAGCTGGTTTGGTCGTCATAAGCATTCACGTAATATGCAATCGCCACGCCCGTTTCTTCGGTCAGTTCGATCAGCAGCGGCTCCACCTGCTCCTTCGGATGGGCGATATGAACATGGAACATGTTCGATACCGGCACCTCCGGCAGTGTCTTGACGGCCTCGCAGCCGTTATACAAAGCCGCCAGCTCTTTGGCATATTCGTAGTAACGGGCCATGCGGCCGCCGTATTTTTCATAATAATAATCCGCACTGATAATATAAGGGTAAAGGCTGATCAAATCACCGCCATGGCGCCGTTTCCAGACCACCGCTTCCTGCGTAAAATCCTTATCTCCCGCCAATATTGCGCCTGCGACGCCGCCGATGCCTTTGTAAAAGCTTACATAGACGCTGTCGAACAAAGCGCAGACCTCTGCTGCTGTCTTCTCGTAATAAGGCAGAATCTCCAGCAATCGCGCCCCGTCCAGGTGCAGCCTGATTCCGTTCTCGCGGCAGTAGGCGCTGATCGCTTCCAGCTCCCCGAAAGGCGGAAGCTGCCCGCCGATTTCACGCTGCGGCAGCTCCAGCAGCAGGCAGGAGATGTCCTCCTGCAAGGCTTTGATATCCTCAAGCGTAATCAGGCGGTCCTTGTCCGCCAGCAGCAGCGGCGTAATATGGTGGAGCTTCTTCAAGCCGTCCTGCTCGTGGAGCTCTAAATGGCTGAGCGGATGGTAGGCTACCTTCGGCAGATCCCTACGGTCGCACCAGATCCGCAGCGCGATTTGCTGGGCCATCGTCCCGCTTGGGAAAAACACGGCCGATTCCTTGCCAAGCAGCTCCGCCATCTTCCGTTCAAACCGCTCGATCACTTCGCCTCTGCCGTACATATCGCTCGCCTGGCTGACGTCTACCTGCTCCAGAGCTTCCTTGAGCACTTGAACGTTCCGCGGTCCATGCCCGTCCATAATCCATTCCGCCCCGGATATGGCGTCCGCCAATGTTGTCGGTTGCTGTGCCATCTTCTCCTCTTTCCCCTCTATAGAAAACCTGACGTTTTCTTTTATTAGCCAGTATAGCACGCGCGATCAAGCCGGTCCACCTTCGTTAAGGATAAATAAACTTTAAGCGCGAAGACTCTCCTGCTCGCGGTAATAAGCGCCCTGTTCCTCCAGGAAAACACGCTGCATGGGATAAGCCAGCCGGATGCCTTCCTCCTCCAGCACCTGCAGCAGCTCAAAGTTGATCTCCTCGCGAATATCCAGATATTCGCTCCATACGGTAGTTTTCGTAAAGAAATACAGGAAAATGCCCAGGCTCTGCTCCTTAAAATCCGTAAAATTGACCATAATCGTCACCGGATCAATATGCTCGTTATGCCGCAGCAGCTCTTTCATCCGGGCAACAGCCCGGTTCAGCGCGGTTCGATCCGAATCAAGCGCCACATCCAGGGTAAAATTAACACGCCGCTTGCCCATTTTGCTCCAGTTCGTTATCGGCTGATCCACCAGCTTCGCATTCGGCACGACCACAACCGCCTGGGCAAACGTACGGACCTGCGTGCTGCGGAAGGTAATATCCTCCACGACGCCTTCTACGGACGGCGTCAGAATCCAATCGCCTTTGGAGAAAGGTTTCTCGGTAATAATAACGATGCCTCCAAAAATATTGCCAAGCGTGTCCTTGGCGGCCAAAGCGACCGCCAGACTGCCCAGACCCATGCCGGCGACAAGTCCATTCACGCTAAAGCCCCATTCGGAGCCGACCAGTCCGGCCGTAATCACGGCCACAAGAAACCGCAGCACTTTAGACATAAAAGGAATCAGCATGCTGGTATCGTCCAGCTTGAGCTTTTTGCTTAGATCCACCAGCAGCACCGAAGATTGAGCCGAAAGCTTGTAAGTGCCCCAGCCCAGCAAAATAATCATCGCACTGCGGAAAATCGCGTCCAGATGGAATGCCGTTTCCAAACGCGGGACAATATAAGTTCGAATTGCCAGATAAATGCCCAGCACAATAAAAAAGACCCGGAGCGGCTTCTCGAATGCCTCCAGCCAGGCCGCTGTTCCGCCGGATGAATGGACTCTGCTGCGCCAGAAAGCAAACACCGATTTGGCAAACACCCTGCTGAACAGCCAGAAGAACGCTAAAATCACTAAGGAAATCGCTAAATCCAGCCACCTAAAGCTTTCTAAAAAGCCGGTTGCCCACTCCCAAATGGCCATATCCTAACACCTCCAATTGAAAATGAGTTTCTATTGTAACATATTGGCCTTAGCCGTTTCACCTCTGCAAGGTGAAAAATCTCGCTCGCTGTGCTACAATACTGGAATTGCAACATCTTAGGGAGGGTATTCGAGCGTTATGCTTATTATTGGTATTGCCGGCGGCACCGGCTCAGGAAAAACTACGGTAGCCCGTTCCGTAATCGACCGTTTGGGATCGGGTAAAGTGACTTTTATATCGCAAGATAACTATTACAAGGATCATTCGCACCTCAGTTTGTCGGAACGCGAATTGATCAATTATGACCACCCGTTTGCGTTTGACAACGAGCTGCTGATCGAACACCTGAAACAGCTTAAGTCCGGGAGCCCGGCACAGGCTCCGGTTTATGATTTCACCGTACACGGAAGATCCACGGACAAATCCGTTGAGCTTAAGCCGAATAATATCGTTATTATCGAAGGGCTGCACGTCTTGTCCGACGAGAAGCTGCGCGAGCTGCTGGACATCAAAGTATTTGTGGATACCGATCCCGACGTGCGTATTCTCCGCCGGGTGCTGCGGGACATTGAGGAACGCGGACGGACGATCCAATCCATTCACAACCAATATTTGACCACCGTGAAGCCGATGCACGAAGCTTTTATCGAACCGTCGAAGAAATATGCGGACCTGATTATTCCGGAAGGCGGCCATAACGAGGTCGGCATTCAGCTCCTGGCTATTCTGACCGAAAAATATCTTTCGGGCGACCGAGCCTGGGGCGAAGCTTAAGCTTTAAAGCAATCAAATAAGGCCATTCATTCAGCCAAGCTGCCGGATTAATCCAGCGGCTTGGCTTTTTTTATGCCTTTTGACCCGCTGGGCTATTCCTTTTCCCATGGTCACCAAAACACTTAGTTGCAAACCAAGCCGAGACGGATTTATAATATAAAATATCCCAAAAGTAAACAGGTGTTCACTAATGCAAACCCAAAAAGAAGAAGTCCGGGATGCCATCCTGGAAGCCGCAACAACCGAGTTTAGCCAGCATGGCTATGCGGAAGCCTCTATGCGCCGGATTGCCAAAGAAGCTGGCATGACGACCGGCAACATTTACCGCTATTTCAGCGGAAAGGAAGAGCTGTTCGACGCGATCGTAGGCCCGGTCTACAGCCAGTACAGCAGTTACGCCAGCGAATATCTCCAGGCGGTGGATCTGCACGTTAACACCGACGAGAATGCCACCAACGATTTCTGGCAGCGTGTGGAGGACGCCCTCGTCGGCTTGCTCAAAGCTTCGGGCACCGGGCTGATGCTGCTGCTCTGCCGCAGCGAAGGCTCGAAATACGAAAGGATCAAGCAGGAAATTACGTTATTCTTGGACACCCTGCTGCTAAAAGTGTTTGCGGCGGCCAAACCTAACGGAACCCTTACGGACTATGAACAGCGCGAAGTAAAAATGATCAGCTCCACTTTAATTGAAGGCGTCGTGCTCATTATTCGCGACAACCCCGAGCCAAAGACGCTCGGACTTCTGACGGATCGGCTGATCGCCGTTTATTCCGGCGGAATTGACCAGCTGCTGGAGGAGTACAAAGAGAGAGAAGGAGAAAACCATCATGCGTAAAATAATTCAGTGGCGCTGGCCGCTTCTTGTCCTGTGGCTGGCGCTGGCGGTTGTGCTGACCGTGATTTCGCCGAATGTTAATGACATTTTGCATGAGCGCGGGCAGGATCCGCTGTCGGCTGACAGCCCCTCCAAAGTAGCGGGCGAGCTGCTCCAGAAGATGAACAAAACAGTGGGCCGGAGCGATCTTGTGATCTTCTATGATGCAGATAAGCTCTCCAATGAGAAAATGAGCAATATTGAAGCCGGGGTTCAAGCCTTGAGGGATCAGAAAGAAAAACTCGGAATCACCGATCTGATCGACCCTTTCTCCTCGCCTGAAGCCAAATCTTCCCTGGTGTCCGAAGACAACACGACCTTGATGGTTTCGTTCACCCTGGACATCAAGGGCCGCAGCGTGGACGAAATCCAGGATCAGCTCGATTCGGCTCTGAAAGATGTTAAAGTAACCTATTATCTGAGCGGCGAAGATTTTATCGAAAATGATTATCTGAAGGCTTCCACCGCTGGAGTGGAGAAAAGTGCGGCTCTGACCGTTATTTTCATTCTGGTCGTGCTGATTCTCATGTTCCGTTCCGTTGTGGTTCCTTTTGTTTCGCTGGCGGCGGTCGGGGTGTGTTATCTAGTATCCATGGGGATCGCCGCACAGGTCATTGATAAGCTGAACTTCCCGGTAACCAGCGTTACGCAGATGCTGCTGGTGCTTATTCTATTCGGGATAGGCACAGACTATAATATCCTGCTCTTTAACCGTTTCCGCGAGGAATTAGCCCATGGGAAATCCACGGACGAGGCGATTCTGATCTCGTACAAAACGGCTGGCAAAACGATCTTCTACAGCATTCTGACGATTTTCTTTGCATTCGCCTGCCTCAGCTTCTCAAACTTCGGGATTTACAAATCGGCCAACGTAGTTGCCATCGGCGCCGTGATCCTGGTGCTTGAAATCTTTACGCTGACGCCGTTTATTCTGAAGGTCCTTGGACCGAAGCTTTTCTGGCCATCCAAAAATGTCAACGGACACAAGGAAAACCGCCTGATGGGCAGTCTTGCGGCTTCATCGGTCAAACGGCCTTTTATTACCGTAATCGCCATTATCGTATTGCTTGTCCCTGTATTCCTGACCAGCGGCCAAAAGCTCTCCTTTGACCAGATCGCCGAGCTTGGCGACAACTACCCGTCCACCAAAGGATTTGGGCTTGTCGCGGAGCATTTCACACGCGGCCAGGCTTTGCCGACCACAGTGGTCATCGAAGGCAAAAATAAACTCGACAACAACGACGCATTTGGCGTCATTGACAGCTTAACGAACAGCATCAAAAAGCTCCCCGGCGTCAAATCGGTCTCCAGCGTGACCCAGCCGCAAGGGGAACCGATCGACGACTTCTACATCAGCAGCCAGACAGCTGAAGTGACCAAAGGCATCGACGCTTCCAAAGACGGTGTCAACCAGGTCAAGAACGGTCTTGACCAGATGCAGAACGGCCTGACCGGCACCGAGGATTTCTCCCAGGTCGCGCAGCTGGTCAGCGGTACAGCGCAGGTTAAAGACGGCTACGAGCAGATTACTTCTGCACTGAACCAGGTATCGTCCGGTGTAGGCGATGGCGCTTCGGGCGCCGAACAGCTCGAGGCGGGTATTGCCAAACTGCATGACGGCATGAAGCAAATCACGGCGCAAACCGGCAAGCTGTCCTCCGGTTTGAAGCAGCTGCAGCAGGGTTACACCTCCGCCCAAAGCGGTTTCGACAAGCTGGCCGCTGGTCTGCCGGATGTGCAAAGCGGCCTGACCGCCATGAACGGCTTGATCGACAAGCTTGGCGCAAGCCATTCCGAGCTGCAAAGCGATGCGGATTATACAACGCTGAAGGCAACCGGCCAACAGCTGTCTACCGCGCTTGCTTCGATCAGCAGCGGCATGACGACGCTGCAGCAGAATTACAAGCAGCTTAACTCCTCCTTCGCCAGCGCAACCGGCGGCTTAAGCCAGCTTGACGCTGCACTGGACCGCATTTCTAGCGGGCTGGGCGAACTCGAGCAAGGCGCCGGCAAGCTGGCTGACGGCCTGAAGCAGGGCAGCTCCGGCAGCAAGGAAATCGCCGCCAACATGGCTAAGCTGAATAAAGCGCTCGGCGATATTCAGAATGGCCAGGAGCAGCTGAACAACGGGCTCGGCAAACTGTCGGGCGGGCTGGGCCAGCTGAAGACGGGACTGCAGAAGAGCAGCCAGGGACTCGGCGACATCTCCGACGGACTGGGCAAAACAGCCGGCTTCCTGAACCAGATGGGCACAACCAAAACGTTCTTTATTCCTAGCGAGGCGCTTTCGAATGAATCGTTCCAGAAAGCCGAAGACGCCTTTATGTCCGAAGACCGGACTTTAACGAAAATGATTGTCATCCTGAATGAAGATCCTTATTCGCCTGCAGCACTTGATATTATTGA includes the following:
- a CDS encoding Zn-dependent hydrolase, with the protein product MQRQKLFVDGARLKETIETFAEFGRTPANGVTRLSLGPEDLQARAYFRTCCEELGMTVVTDDLGCMYATLEGKRKTQPIVIGSHLDSVKKGGRFDGVLGVIAGLEVVRTLVDAGIQPEIPITVMNFTNEEGARFEPSMMASGVLAGKFDRDEMLDKRDADGVTFRQALEDGGYLGSPDHRLREARAYLELHIEQGPVLEKEGLSIGIVEAVVGMACYEIEVAGESDHAGTTPMEMRKDAFFAANDLVTLLRSRLGVLDPELVFTMGRVNVYPGIHTVIPNKVVFTVEARHKEEDVVRRVEQIIQELPGEEGGCTVKATKLWGRDTVWFKPELCGHLEEAARSFGYSYKRMASGAGHDAQFVASFLPSVMLFVPSVNGKSHCEEEFTSGEDCEKGVNVLLETVLRLLEE
- a CDS encoding threonine aldolase family protein, which produces MAQQPTTLADAISGAEWIMDGHGPRNVQVLKEALEQVDVSQASDMYGRGEVIERFERKMAELLGKESAVFFPSGTMAQQIALRIWCDRRDLPKVAYHPLSHLELHEQDGLKKLHHITPLLLADKDRLITLEDIKALQEDISCLLLELPQREIGGQLPPFGELEAISAYCRENGIRLHLDGARLLEILPYYEKTAAEVCALFDSVYVSFYKGIGGVAGAILAGDKDFTQEAVVWKRRHGGDLISLYPYIISADYYYEKYGGRMARYYEYAKELAALYNGCEAVKTLPEVPVSNMFHVHIAHPKEQVEPLLIELTEETGVAIAYYVNAYDDQTSSYEVSLGERFGTIPKDKLAATFQRLNEKLKALGRG
- a CDS encoding mechanosensitive ion channel family protein; its protein translation is MAIWEWATGFLESFRWLDLAISLVILAFFWLFSRVFAKSVFAFWRSRVHSSGGTAAWLEAFEKPLRVFFIVLGIYLAIRTYIVPRLETAFHLDAIFRSAMIILLGWGTYKLSAQSSVLLVDLSKKLKLDDTSMLIPFMSKVLRFLVAVITAGLVGSEWGFSVNGLVAGMGLGSLAVALAAKDTLGNIFGGIVIITEKPFSKGDWILTPSVEGVVEDITFRSTQVRTFAQAVVVVPNAKLVDQPITNWSKMGKRRVNFTLDVALDSDRTALNRAVARMKELLRHNEHIDPVTIMVNFTDFKEQSLGIFLYFFTKTTVWSEYLDIREEINFELLQVLEEEGIRLAYPMQRVFLEEQGAYYREQESLRA
- the udk gene encoding uridine kinase, whose protein sequence is MLIIGIAGGTGSGKTTVARSVIDRLGSGKVTFISQDNYYKDHSHLSLSERELINYDHPFAFDNELLIEHLKQLKSGSPAQAPVYDFTVHGRSTDKSVELKPNNIVIIEGLHVLSDEKLRELLDIKVFVDTDPDVRILRRVLRDIEERGRTIQSIHNQYLTTVKPMHEAFIEPSKKYADLIIPEGGHNEVGIQLLAILTEKYLSGDRAWGEA
- a CDS encoding TetR/AcrR family transcriptional regulator, with product MQTQKEEVRDAILEAATTEFSQHGYAEASMRRIAKEAGMTTGNIYRYFSGKEELFDAIVGPVYSQYSSYASEYLQAVDLHVNTDENATNDFWQRVEDALVGLLKASGTGLMLLLCRSEGSKYERIKQEITLFLDTLLLKVFAAAKPNGTLTDYEQREVKMISSTLIEGVVLIIRDNPEPKTLGLLTDRLIAVYSGGIDQLLEEYKEREGENHHA
- a CDS encoding MMPL family transporter — encoded protein: MRKIIQWRWPLLVLWLALAVVLTVISPNVNDILHERGQDPLSADSPSKVAGELLQKMNKTVGRSDLVIFYDADKLSNEKMSNIEAGVQALRDQKEKLGITDLIDPFSSPEAKSSLVSEDNTTLMVSFTLDIKGRSVDEIQDQLDSALKDVKVTYYLSGEDFIENDYLKASTAGVEKSAALTVIFILVVLILMFRSVVVPFVSLAAVGVCYLVSMGIAAQVIDKLNFPVTSVTQMLLVLILFGIGTDYNILLFNRFREELAHGKSTDEAILISYKTAGKTIFYSILTIFFAFACLSFSNFGIYKSANVVAIGAVILVLEIFTLTPFILKVLGPKLFWPSKNVNGHKENRLMGSLAASSVKRPFITVIAIIVLLVPVFLTSGQKLSFDQIAELGDNYPSTKGFGLVAEHFTRGQALPTTVVIEGKNKLDNNDAFGVIDSLTNSIKKLPGVKSVSSVTQPQGEPIDDFYISSQTAEVTKGIDASKDGVNQVKNGLDQMQNGLTGTEDFSQVAQLVSGTAQVKDGYEQITSALNQVSSGVGDGASGAEQLEAGIAKLHDGMKQITAQTGKLSSGLKQLQQGYTSAQSGFDKLAAGLPDVQSGLTAMNGLIDKLGASHSELQSDADYTTLKATGQQLSTALASISSGMTTLQQNYKQLNSSFASATGGLSQLDAALDRISSGLGELEQGAGKLADGLKQGSSGSKEIAANMAKLNKALGDIQNGQEQLNNGLGKLSGGLGQLKTGLQKSSQGLGDISDGLGKTAGFLNQMGTTKTFFIPSEALSNESFQKAEDAFMSEDRTLTKMIVILNEDPYSPAALDIIEKINDTVDTGLAGTVLDGAVHGATGPSSTTYDMNKAQVASFNSTAVIVIISVFLVLLLVIRSFWPAVYIVLSLVASYYVAMGASKLVTEYIIGADGVSSFVPFFSFIIIVAVGVDYSIFLMMRYKEYGVLDHREAIVRSARGVGGVIISAMIILGGTFATLIPSGLVLLIELAAAVIVGLVVLTFILLPMFVPALMAVQGFLQDKQAKNQESHE